One window from the genome of Spirosoma rhododendri encodes:
- a CDS encoding TonB-dependent receptor — MKLSCAQFLLVILFSGLTYATEIRAQEVLARPVTFQCQNQQLDRVLAQLETLTQVKFIFSSRLIQSDRLVTLNARQETLSNVLKLLLQPMRLTYEISGNKIILNRSADAGPNVPSPAGMEKQTGKVTDERGEAMPGVSVVVKGTQRGTATSPEGTFSIDANIGETLIFSYIGYVSREVAIENNNPLTVSLKQSEANLSEVVVVGSRFAQPRTDVDRPVAIDVISAKELQSSGQVDLGQTITFAAPSFNAVKFGINDAAPFVDPATLRGLGPDQVLVLVNNKRRHKVSFVSINDGVGKGQVGTDINVVPSLSLKRVEVLRDGAAAQYGSDAIAGVINLELNDAAKGGAINVFTGIGYSKPNLDVTGQIPPTLITDGATYNLNANFGLKLAQKGFVNTTVTYAHTDGYDRSGTYKSSAGYYVKDPVQDAQLVKQNNIDLNRAVLGSARNTTYGIFINAGLPVGKNWQLYGFGGYTHKHVVTGVFTRAPTNTRRSDLTIFPNGYNPEAPANLQDVSLTAGLKGKLGEWNADFSVSQGMNQVDWYVRNTVNPSLGAQSPTSFYVGQTRNTQSLFNADVARTYRQGSYPNFNLGAGTEIRYETYRLRSGDPASYEAGPLRLTKDIGSLGREGFSNWAAGQWGRTNVGVYVEGESDLTAKLLVGAAARFENYSDFGSNMSYKINSRYKIAEPFAVRASFSRGFRAPSVTQAYYSNYVNISFDNAGNSIINPIIPAESALAELLGIDGLKQEISRDYSAGITSKIGQYFTLTADLYQIDVDNRIMLSGNIDVSKIPQFVAAGFPQTANVFVNAIDTRTRGFELVTTYNRPLTTKSKIGINLAYSSMNTSLRANRKTATGIEVADQVATLYITDGLPRDKFIGTVNYDYGKFGLMVRGSRFGQVSDPLATLAVKPTDVSAPTYQVFSARTLFDASVTFRPVRKLSVIGMVNNVFDVYPDLLQVPQTNSEVVFSRRTNQFGMQGRFLNLTVNYAF, encoded by the coding sequence ATGAAATTGAGCTGTGCCCAGTTTCTCCTTGTGATCCTCTTTTCCGGGCTGACCTACGCTACCGAAATCCGGGCGCAGGAAGTGCTGGCCCGCCCCGTAACCTTCCAGTGCCAGAACCAGCAGCTCGACCGGGTACTGGCCCAGCTTGAAACACTCACGCAGGTAAAATTCATTTTTAGCTCCCGGCTGATTCAGAGCGACCGGCTCGTGACACTCAATGCCCGGCAGGAAACGCTCTCCAACGTGCTGAAGCTGCTGCTGCAACCCATGCGCCTGACCTACGAAATCAGCGGCAACAAAATCATCCTGAACCGTTCGGCCGATGCAGGCCCAAACGTACCCAGCCCCGCCGGTATGGAAAAACAGACCGGAAAGGTGACCGACGAGCGGGGCGAAGCGATGCCGGGCGTTAGCGTGGTGGTGAAAGGCACCCAGCGCGGCACCGCCACCAGCCCCGAAGGCACGTTCAGTATCGACGCTAACATCGGCGAAACGCTGATTTTCTCGTACATCGGCTACGTCAGCCGGGAGGTTGCCATCGAAAACAACAACCCCCTCACGGTATCGCTCAAACAGTCGGAAGCCAACCTGTCGGAAGTGGTCGTCGTGGGGTCGCGCTTTGCCCAGCCCCGCACCGACGTCGACCGGCCCGTAGCTATTGATGTGATCAGTGCCAAAGAACTGCAATCGTCGGGACAGGTCGATCTGGGGCAGACGATTACGTTTGCGGCTCCGTCGTTCAACGCCGTTAAGTTCGGTATCAATGATGCCGCCCCCTTCGTCGATCCGGCTACGCTGCGCGGCCTCGGCCCCGATCAGGTGCTGGTATTGGTCAATAACAAACGTCGGCACAAGGTATCGTTCGTCAGTATCAACGACGGCGTGGGTAAAGGGCAGGTCGGTACCGACATCAACGTGGTGCCCTCGCTGTCGCTGAAGCGGGTGGAAGTCCTGCGCGATGGGGCCGCAGCTCAGTACGGTTCCGACGCCATTGCCGGGGTTATCAACCTTGAACTTAACGACGCGGCAAAGGGCGGAGCCATCAACGTATTTACCGGTATCGGCTACTCGAAGCCCAACCTGGACGTAACCGGGCAGATTCCACCGACGCTCATCACCGACGGAGCCACCTATAACCTGAATGCCAATTTCGGCCTGAAGCTGGCACAAAAAGGGTTTGTCAACACCACCGTAACCTACGCACATACCGATGGCTACGACCGGTCGGGTACGTACAAATCGTCGGCGGGTTATTACGTCAAAGACCCCGTGCAGGACGCCCAACTGGTGAAACAAAACAACATCGACCTGAACCGGGCCGTGCTGGGGTCGGCCCGCAATACCACTTACGGCATTTTTATCAACGCTGGTCTGCCGGTGGGCAAAAACTGGCAGCTATACGGTTTCGGCGGCTACACCCACAAACACGTCGTAACGGGTGTGTTCACCCGCGCCCCAACGAACACGCGCCGGTCGGACCTGACGATTTTTCCGAACGGCTACAACCCCGAAGCCCCCGCGAATTTGCAGGACGTCTCGCTGACGGCCGGCCTGAAAGGAAAACTCGGTGAGTGGAACGCGGATTTCAGCGTGTCGCAGGGCATGAATCAGGTTGACTGGTACGTGCGCAATACGGTGAACCCGAGCCTGGGCGCTCAGTCGCCGACCTCGTTTTACGTGGGGCAGACCCGCAACACGCAGTCGCTCTTCAACGCCGATGTGGCCCGCACTTACCGGCAGGGCAGCTACCCGAATTTCAACCTGGGGGCCGGTACCGAGATCCGCTATGAAACCTACCGCCTGCGCTCGGGCGACCCGGCGTCCTACGAAGCGGGGCCGCTGCGCCTGACGAAAGACATCGGTTCGTTGGGTCGGGAAGGGTTCAGCAACTGGGCTGCCGGGCAGTGGGGCCGGACCAACGTTGGGGTGTACGTAGAAGGCGAAAGCGACCTGACCGCCAAGCTGCTGGTGGGCGCGGCTGCCCGGTTTGAGAACTACAGCGACTTCGGTTCCAACATGTCGTACAAAATCAATTCGCGCTACAAAATTGCCGAGCCGTTTGCCGTGCGGGCGTCATTCAGCCGGGGCTTCCGCGCCCCGTCGGTCACGCAGGCCTACTACAGTAACTACGTCAACATCTCGTTCGACAACGCGGGCAATTCGATCATCAACCCCATTATCCCGGCTGAGTCGGCACTGGCTGAACTGCTGGGTATCGACGGGCTGAAGCAGGAAATCTCGCGCGACTACTCGGCGGGGATCACCTCGAAAATCGGGCAGTATTTCACGTTGACCGCCGACCTCTACCAGATCGATGTCGATAACCGCATCATGCTGTCGGGCAACATCGACGTGTCGAAGATTCCGCAGTTCGTGGCGGCTGGCTTCCCGCAAACGGCTAACGTATTTGTCAACGCCATCGACACCCGCACCCGTGGTTTCGAGCTGGTCACGACCTACAACCGGCCATTGACGACGAAAAGTAAAATCGGCATCAACCTGGCGTATTCGTCGATGAACACGAGCCTGCGCGCCAACCGTAAAACGGCGACGGGCATCGAAGTAGCCGATCAGGTGGCGACCCTGTACATCACCGATGGTCTGCCGCGAGACAAATTTATCGGTACGGTCAACTACGACTACGGCAAATTCGGCCTGATGGTGCGCGGCTCGCGCTTCGGGCAGGTATCGGACCCGCTGGCTACGCTGGCCGTGAAACCAACCGATGTCAGCGCGCCGACCTATCAGGTGTTCAGCGCCAGAACGTTGTTCGACGCGTCGGTGACGTTCCGCCCCGTTCGGAAGCTGTCTGTTATCGGCATGGTCAACAACGTTTTCGACGTATACCCCGATCTGCTTCAGGTGCCCCAAACGAATAGTGAAGTCGTTTTCTCGCGCCGGACCAACCAGTTCGGTATGCAGGGCCGCTTCCTGAATTTGACGGTGAACTACGCTTTTTAA
- the tcuA gene encoding FAD-dependent tricarballylate dehydrogenase TcuA, which produces MNTTQQNNLSSVDVLIVGSGSAALCAGISALENGASVLIVEKADEAEWGGNSRYTAGAMRFAFDSADEIRPLIRDKSDERLPITDFGSYPKSQFLADLQHFNLGEPPTELQRFLVDESLSVMQWLASHNVRFDPSYARQSFLKDGRHTFWGGLALDVEGEGDGLVRAERAEFERLGGTILYNCAAEEIDVQDGEIQGVLCNRDGVTTWIPCRAVVLACGGFEASKELRTKFLGEEWADAKVRGTRHNTGKGLELASRLGAGLRGNFGGCHAVPMDKHMPDYGNTDLPHNERKHYRKISYLYGLMLNADGQRFVDEGLDMRNYTYAQFGKAIIEQPGNVAWQLFDASAEPYLYADYRFRFTSMVEADTLPGLIAKLDGIDQATALATVDAYNKATEVSRDVPFDPTRKDGKRTEGLSPEKTNWANPLATPPFRAYPVTCGITFTYGGLAVNQNGEVLTPDEEPIPGLFACGEMVGGVFFHGYPGGSGLTSGAVFGRHAGQSAAQFSVHESSTLNQ; this is translated from the coding sequence ATGAATACAACCCAACAGAACAACCTTTCTAGTGTCGACGTGCTGATTGTCGGCAGTGGCAGTGCGGCTTTGTGTGCGGGCATATCAGCCCTCGAAAACGGAGCCAGCGTGCTGATCGTCGAGAAAGCCGATGAAGCGGAGTGGGGTGGCAACAGCCGGTACACCGCCGGGGCCATGCGCTTCGCCTTCGATTCGGCCGACGAGATTCGCCCGCTCATCCGCGACAAGAGCGACGAACGGCTACCCATCACCGATTTCGGCAGTTACCCGAAAAGCCAGTTTCTGGCCGATCTGCAACATTTCAATCTGGGCGAACCACCCACCGAACTCCAACGGTTTCTGGTCGACGAAAGCCTGTCGGTGATGCAGTGGCTGGCGAGTCATAACGTCCGGTTCGACCCCAGCTACGCCCGGCAAAGTTTTCTGAAAGACGGGCGACATACGTTCTGGGGCGGCCTGGCCCTCGATGTGGAAGGTGAAGGCGATGGGCTGGTGCGGGCCGAACGGGCCGAGTTTGAGCGGCTGGGCGGCACGATCCTGTACAACTGCGCGGCTGAGGAAATCGACGTGCAGGATGGCGAGATTCAGGGCGTGCTGTGCAATCGGGATGGGGTTACGACCTGGATTCCGTGCCGCGCCGTGGTGCTGGCCTGCGGTGGGTTTGAAGCCAGCAAAGAACTCAGAACGAAGTTTCTGGGCGAAGAATGGGCCGACGCTAAAGTGCGCGGCACCCGCCACAACACGGGCAAAGGACTGGAACTGGCGTCCCGTCTGGGAGCCGGGCTGCGCGGTAATTTCGGCGGTTGCCACGCTGTACCGATGGACAAGCACATGCCCGATTACGGCAACACCGACCTGCCCCACAACGAGCGCAAGCACTACCGGAAAATCTCGTACCTGTACGGCCTGATGCTCAACGCCGATGGGCAACGCTTTGTCGATGAGGGCCTTGATATGCGCAACTACACTTACGCCCAGTTTGGTAAAGCTATCATCGAACAACCCGGCAACGTGGCCTGGCAACTGTTCGACGCCAGTGCCGAGCCGTACCTCTATGCCGACTACCGCTTCCGATTTACGAGCATGGTCGAAGCCGATACCCTGCCCGGCCTGATTGCCAAACTCGACGGTATCGATCAGGCAACCGCTTTGGCTACCGTCGACGCCTACAACAAGGCTACCGAAGTCAGCCGCGACGTACCGTTTGACCCTACCCGCAAAGACGGCAAACGCACCGAAGGACTTTCGCCCGAAAAAACCAACTGGGCCAACCCCCTCGCGACCCCGCCGTTTCGGGCTTATCCCGTCACCTGCGGCATTACGTTCACCTACGGCGGGTTAGCCGTTAATCAGAACGGGGAAGTGCTGACGCCCGACGAAGAACCCATTCCCGGCCTGTTTGCCTGTGGCGAAATGGTTGGGGGCGTTTTCTTTCATGGCTACCCCGGCGGTTCGGGTCTCACTTCCGGGGCGGTGTTTGGGCGGCACGCGGGGCAGTCGGCAGCGCAGTTTAGTGTACACGAATCATCCACATTGAACCAATGA
- a CDS encoding MFS transporter, which translates to MKKRYQLILVFVVFAIITYLDRNSISSVGDDITRELGLSDQQWGLILSAFSLAYGAFEIPTGLLVDKVGPRKTLFRIVLWWSVFTLLTGLATGFYFLLIVRFLFGAGEAGAFPTVSVAIARWFPSIERGRIQSIVWMGSRMGGAMAPIMSIQLAESFGWRGVFYLFGGLGLMWAAYWFWWFRDEPRDIRGIQADEVELIESGRSIKHTSHKLLAWKTVFGNSSIWALMGMYHCLLYGAYFYMSWMPKYLQNGRGIPKSQLGWMVSLPFVLGMAGCLIGGFASDYFVKKRGITFGRRYVGMFGLVMAGICMIAGSLIPDTSIAIIFLGLGLAFKDFTLPVAWSAATDIGGQHAGAVSGTMGLAGQLGSAIMATAFGYILQATGSYELPVRLIGGIVILGGLLWFKIDASQQLRDETDQPQPATELTV; encoded by the coding sequence ATGAAGAAACGTTATCAGCTTATTCTGGTCTTCGTCGTTTTTGCGATCATCACCTACCTCGACCGCAACTCGATTTCCTCCGTTGGCGACGACATTACCCGCGAACTTGGGCTGTCGGATCAGCAGTGGGGCCTGATCCTGTCGGCGTTTTCGCTGGCCTACGGTGCCTTTGAAATTCCCACCGGTCTGCTCGTCGACAAGGTGGGACCGCGCAAAACCCTGTTCCGTATCGTGCTGTGGTGGTCGGTGTTTACCCTGCTGACGGGCCTGGCAACGGGCTTCTATTTTCTGCTGATCGTCCGGTTTCTATTCGGCGCGGGCGAAGCGGGGGCGTTCCCAACGGTATCGGTGGCCATTGCCCGCTGGTTTCCATCAATTGAGCGGGGCCGAATTCAGTCGATTGTCTGGATGGGTAGCCGGATGGGGGGCGCAATGGCACCGATCATGTCGATCCAACTGGCCGAGAGCTTCGGCTGGCGCGGAGTGTTCTACCTGTTCGGCGGGCTGGGCCTGATGTGGGCGGCTTACTGGTTCTGGTGGTTTCGCGACGAACCCCGCGACATCAGAGGCATTCAGGCCGATGAGGTAGAACTGATCGAAAGCGGCCGGAGCATCAAGCACACATCGCACAAACTGCTGGCGTGGAAAACCGTGTTCGGCAACTCCAGCATCTGGGCCTTGATGGGCATGTACCACTGCCTGCTCTACGGCGCGTATTTTTATATGTCGTGGATGCCCAAATACCTGCAAAACGGGCGCGGTATTCCCAAGTCGCAGCTCGGCTGGATGGTGTCGCTGCCGTTTGTGCTGGGCATGGCGGGATGCCTGATCGGCGGCTTTGCGTCCGATTATTTCGTCAAAAAACGGGGTATAACCTTCGGGCGTCGTTACGTCGGGATGTTCGGGCTGGTGATGGCGGGTATCTGTATGATTGCCGGTTCGCTGATCCCTGACACCAGCATAGCCATCATTTTTCTGGGGCTGGGACTAGCCTTTAAAGACTTCACCCTGCCCGTAGCGTGGTCGGCCGCAACCGACATCGGCGGTCAGCATGCCGGGGCCGTATCGGGCACGATGGGTCTGGCCGGGCAACTGGGATCGGCCATTATGGCAACGGCTTTTGGCTACATCCTCCAGGCCACCGGCAGCTACGAACTCCCCGTGCGGCTCATCGGCGGTATCGTGATTCTGGGCGGCCTGCTCTGGTTCAAAATCGACGCCAGCCAGCAACTCCGCGACGAAACCGACCAGCCCCAACCCGCCACCGAACTGACGGTCTGA
- a CDS encoding FecR family protein: MKPIYPLATDDLLTNEGFLNYYFQKNEADVWEWDEFLEDHPDQQPTVDAAVAILDRLSLKWSEVHIRQQFLQMQDRLVSATTAEPEPVVRPLHTSINWSRWGLGLAASVALILGIWAYSRTAVSESLYDRQVSQKALIERVNPANEPMRVDLPDGSSVRLARNSRLSYPAQFAGAVREVYLDGDGFFDITRNPKQPFLVHAGEVVTKVLGTSFLVKTSTASDAVEVVVRTGKVSVYRETDSNRPALAKKLQGVIITPNQQLIYNRQADSFAKNIVSQPLLIQPETAADFTFQNTPAATVFERIERAYGIPILYDAALMRDCPVTASLADESLYGKLDLICRAIEAQYEAVDGQIIVSGKGCR; encoded by the coding sequence GTGAAACCGATTTATCCGCTTGCTACCGACGACCTGCTGACCAACGAAGGCTTTCTGAATTATTACTTTCAGAAAAACGAAGCCGACGTTTGGGAGTGGGACGAATTTCTGGAAGATCACCCCGATCAGCAGCCCACCGTCGATGCGGCCGTGGCCATTCTGGACCGGCTTTCGCTGAAATGGTCGGAAGTGCACATCCGGCAGCAATTTCTCCAGATGCAGGACCGGCTGGTTTCAGCCACGACCGCAGAACCCGAGCCGGTTGTTCGCCCGCTGCATACGTCCATCAACTGGAGCCGCTGGGGGCTGGGGCTGGCGGCATCAGTAGCGCTGATTTTAGGCATCTGGGCCTACAGCCGCACAGCAGTCTCCGAGTCGCTGTATGATCGGCAGGTCAGCCAGAAGGCCCTCATCGAACGGGTGAACCCGGCCAACGAACCGATGCGCGTCGACCTGCCCGATGGGAGTTCGGTCCGGCTGGCCCGCAACAGTCGGCTGAGTTACCCGGCGCAGTTTGCGGGGGCCGTTCGGGAGGTGTATCTCGATGGCGACGGCTTTTTCGACATCACCCGCAATCCCAAGCAGCCCTTTCTGGTCCATGCCGGGGAGGTAGTCACGAAGGTGCTGGGCACCAGCTTTCTGGTCAAAACGAGTACGGCCAGCGATGCGGTGGAGGTAGTTGTCAGGACGGGTAAAGTATCGGTTTACCGCGAAACAGACAGTAATCGCCCCGCCCTCGCCAAAAAATTACAGGGCGTTATCATCACACCCAATCAGCAACTTATCTACAACCGGCAGGCCGACAGTTTCGCCAAAAACATCGTCAGCCAGCCGCTCTTGATTCAGCCCGAAACTGCGGCCGACTTCACGTTTCAGAATACCCCGGCGGCTACGGTTTTCGAGCGGATCGAACGGGCCTACGGTATCCCGATTCTGTACGATGCGGCCCTGATGCGCGACTGCCCCGTTACGGCATCGCTGGCCGACGAGTCGCTTTACGGTAAACTCGATCTGATCTGTCGGGCCATCGAAGCGCAGTACGAAGCCGTCGACGGGCAGATTATCGTGAGCGGGAAAGGTTGCCGCTAA
- a CDS encoding DMT family transporter, translating into MSFTSRADRYGVSRAVQYMLLSTFCFTAMQSLVKLLPQFGYAQHIFFRSVIGWGLSVGCLLWAGVSLRGRNQTMLVVRGLVGSLSMFSFFYILTHIPFGSAVAFKYLSPIATAGFAVVMLGEKVARRQWLFYGITFVGVLLLKGFDPRISLFDMGIGLLSAVSGGLLAVIIRRIGDDDHPLVILHYFMAISAGLGGVIMLPDWQTPTLADTGWLLLTGLVGFWAQNLMTKAIQAPTEAVSFLAIIRYSEVIFALIIGYVVFDEGYTRQSILGIILVFTGLLLSFRRRQKQTIPTKPQPVTS; encoded by the coding sequence ATGTCTTTTACTAGCCGCGCCGACCGATACGGAGTGAGCCGGGCCGTGCAGTACATGCTCCTCAGCACGTTCTGCTTCACGGCCATGCAGTCGCTGGTGAAGCTGCTGCCGCAGTTCGGCTACGCGCAGCACATCTTTTTTCGGTCGGTGATTGGCTGGGGACTGAGCGTGGGCTGCCTGCTGTGGGCGGGAGTGTCGCTGCGGGGCCGCAACCAGACCATGCTGGTGGTACGGGGGTTGGTGGGGTCGCTGTCGATGTTTTCGTTTTTCTACATCCTCACCCACATTCCGTTTGGGTCGGCGGTGGCGTTCAAATACCTGTCGCCCATTGCCACGGCGGGGTTTGCGGTGGTGATGCTGGGCGAAAAGGTGGCGCGTCGGCAATGGCTGTTCTACGGCATCACGTTCGTGGGGGTGTTGCTGCTGAAAGGCTTCGATCCGCGCATCAGCCTCTTCGACATGGGCATCGGGCTGCTGTCGGCGGTGTCGGGCGGGTTGCTGGCCGTCATCATCCGGCGCATCGGCGACGACGATCATCCGCTGGTCATTCTGCACTACTTTATGGCCATTTCGGCCGGGCTGGGCGGGGTCATCATGCTACCCGACTGGCAGACGCCCACGTTGGCTGATACCGGGTGGCTACTGCTGACCGGGCTGGTGGGCTTCTGGGCGCAGAACCTGATGACCAAAGCCATTCAGGCCCCCACCGAAGCGGTTAGTTTTCTGGCCATTATCCGCTATTCGGAAGTCATTTTCGCCCTCATCATCGGCTACGTCGTTTTCGATGAGGGCTACACCCGGCAAAGTATTCTGGGTATCATCCTGGTGTTTACGGGGCTGCTGCTCTCGTTTCGCCGACGGCAAAAACAAACTATCCCTACTAAACCTCAACCTGTTACCTCATGA
- a CDS encoding 2-methylaconitate cis-trans isomerase PrpF family protein, translating to MNRFALILIGLAYALTSPLASLAQSSPAPANAIPCVFMRGGTSRGPFLDLRDLPRNRAQRDSIILRIMGSPDARQIDGLGGAETVTSKVVMAQPSTRPGIDVDYLFAQVDLENPLVDTLPPCGNMMAGVGPFAIEKGWVKATSPETKVMIYNINTNSVIEEVIQTPNGRVQYSGNAHIDGVPGTAAPVLMNLFDQVGGKTKKLLPTGQRKEKIDGLDVSILDAGTVMVLLRADALGLTGGEDEAFFKNNKALMERLERIRREAGKRAGLGDVSNSVLPKIGILSKAQGADHNIRSRYLTPHALHPSHAVTGAICIGTALKIGNTVASEVGRENGKPTELVVIEHPSGVIEINIELDGQGDQIQVRKVGTMRTARKLMQGYVFY from the coding sequence ATGAACCGTTTCGCTCTGATTCTGATCGGGTTGGCCTATGCGCTGACCAGTCCGCTGGCTTCGCTGGCGCAGTCTTCTCCCGCACCCGCCAACGCCATCCCGTGCGTGTTCATGCGCGGGGGCACATCGCGGGGGCCGTTTCTGGACCTGCGCGACCTGCCCCGCAACCGCGCCCAGCGCGACTCGATTATTCTGCGGATTATGGGGTCGCCCGATGCGCGGCAGATCGACGGGCTTGGCGGGGCCGAAACTGTGACAAGCAAAGTTGTGATGGCGCAACCTTCGACCCGCCCCGGTATCGACGTCGATTACCTGTTCGCGCAGGTCGATCTGGAAAATCCGCTGGTCGACACGCTGCCGCCCTGTGGCAACATGATGGCGGGGGTGGGGCCGTTTGCCATTGAAAAAGGCTGGGTGAAAGCGACCAGCCCCGAAACGAAGGTGATGATCTACAACATCAACACCAACTCCGTGATTGAAGAGGTGATACAGACGCCCAACGGCCGGGTGCAATACAGCGGCAACGCGCATATCGATGGTGTGCCCGGTACAGCCGCCCCCGTGCTGATGAACCTCTTCGATCAGGTCGGCGGTAAAACCAAGAAACTCCTACCAACCGGTCAGCGAAAAGAGAAAATCGATGGGCTGGACGTGTCGATTCTGGACGCGGGCACGGTGATGGTGCTGCTCCGGGCCGATGCCTTGGGCCTGACCGGGGGGGAAGACGAAGCCTTTTTCAAGAACAACAAAGCCCTGATGGAACGGCTGGAGCGCATTCGCCGGGAAGCGGGTAAGCGGGCCGGACTGGGCGACGTATCGAACAGCGTACTGCCTAAGATCGGAATTCTGTCGAAGGCGCAGGGGGCGGACCATAACATCCGGTCGCGCTACCTGACTCCGCACGCCCTGCACCCCAGCCACGCCGTAACGGGGGCTATCTGCATCGGCACGGCTCTGAAAATTGGCAATACGGTAGCGAGTGAAGTAGGCCGGGAAAACGGTAAACCTACCGAACTGGTCGTGATCGAGCACCCGTCGGGCGTGATTGAAATCAATATCGAACTCGACGGGCAGGGCGATCAGATTCAGGTACGTAAAGTTGGCACCATGCGGACGGCCCGTAAGCTCATGCAGGGGTATGTCTTTTACTAG
- a CDS encoding SDR family NAD(P)-dependent oxidoreductase: MTQQQDTTNAQPITNTAAKVWFITGTSRGFGRVWAEAALRRGDKVAATARSLDSIADLTETYGDNVLTLALDVTQPDQVKTAVEQAHAHFGRLDIVFNNAGYSLVGTIEEASADDIRALYETNVLGPVSVIQAALPLLRAQGGGHILGTSSNLGHVTLPVIGYYCSSKWAFEAIHESLAAEVKPFGINVTIIEPGAYATEFGSQESLKFAQPLDLYAGFKDQFFQGLRTMERGDPAATPEALFSVVDTENPPLRFFLGSHNLPWVRAAYAERMATWEAWEAISNAAQGGAK, encoded by the coding sequence ATGACACAGCAACAGGACACTACTAATGCACAGCCGATCACGAATACAGCGGCTAAAGTTTGGTTTATTACTGGTACGTCGCGCGGGTTTGGCCGCGTCTGGGCCGAAGCCGCTCTCCGGCGTGGCGACAAGGTAGCTGCCACCGCCCGCAGCCTCGACAGTATCGCCGACCTGACCGAAACCTACGGCGACAACGTGCTGACGCTCGCCCTCGATGTCACGCAGCCCGATCAGGTAAAAACTGCCGTGGAGCAGGCGCACGCGCATTTCGGGCGGCTGGATATCGTGTTCAACAACGCGGGCTATTCGCTGGTAGGCACCATCGAGGAAGCCAGCGCGGATGATATTCGCGCGCTCTACGAAACGAATGTTCTCGGCCCGGTTTCCGTTATTCAGGCGGCTTTGCCACTGTTGCGGGCGCAGGGGGGCGGGCATATTCTGGGTACGTCGAGCAATCTGGGTCATGTAACGCTGCCGGTGATCGGATACTACTGTTCGTCGAAATGGGCGTTTGAAGCGATTCACGAAAGTTTGGCGGCCGAGGTCAAACCGTTCGGGATCAACGTAACGATTATCGAGCCGGGGGCCTACGCGACTGAGTTTGGCAGTCAGGAATCGCTGAAGTTCGCGCAGCCGCTTGATTTGTACGCGGGTTTCAAAGACCAGTTTTTCCAGGGCCTACGAACCATGGAACGGGGCGACCCGGCCGCGACACCGGAGGCCTTATTCAGCGTTGTCGACACCGAAAACCCACCGCTGCGGTTCTTTCTGGGTAGTCACAACTTACCCTGGGTGCGTGCTGCCTATGCCGAGCGGATGGCAACCTGGGAAGCGTGGGAGGCTATTTCCAATGCTGCGCAGGGTGGGGCAAAGTAA
- a CDS encoding RNA polymerase sigma factor — MNNAENGRYVDTLVLQALRQDDEKALQFLFTTYYNPLFRAGVKWSHDSALTEEAIQGVFQDLWQYRQTLGDVSSFEAYLKGSLKKRLAKAAAQGQRTATEPLTDDYLPVTSYEDILVAQEEDDSRRTRLVQAMNELTTRQKEIVTLKYFEELSYKEIAEQTGLQIDSIYKTLHEALKRLKTVLKPI, encoded by the coding sequence ATGAATAATGCAGAAAATGGCCGCTATGTTGACACGCTGGTGCTCCAGGCCCTTCGGCAGGACGATGAGAAGGCATTGCAGTTTTTGTTTACCACCTACTACAATCCGCTATTCCGGGCCGGGGTGAAATGGTCGCACGACAGCGCCCTCACCGAAGAAGCTATTCAGGGCGTTTTTCAGGACCTGTGGCAGTACCGGCAGACGTTGGGCGACGTAAGCTCGTTCGAGGCTTACCTCAAAGGATCACTGAAAAAGCGGCTGGCGAAGGCCGCTGCTCAGGGGCAACGCACAGCGACCGAACCCCTGACCGACGATTACCTGCCGGTTACGTCGTACGAAGATATTCTGGTGGCGCAGGAGGAAGACGATTCCCGGCGCACCCGGCTGGTGCAGGCCATGAACGAACTGACCACCCGGCAGAAAGAGATTGTCACCCTCAAATACTTTGAAGAACTGTCGTACAAAGAAATTGCGGAGCAGACCGGCCTGCAAATCGACAGTATCTACAAGACCCTGCACGAAGCCCTGAAACGGCTCAAAACTGTGCTGAAACCCATCTGA